In the Candidatus Electrothrix sp. GW3-4 genome, one interval contains:
- a CDS encoding c-type cytochrome has translation MKKVIPICLFSLFFLNSAQAEESLERGKKIVESQCVVCHDLTPAKKNNVGPYLFGVVGRVAGTAEEYIYSNEFEKETQRAVWDKEQLDTYLKNPKEFIPGTKMEFIGVKNDQDRVDIISYLSTLK, from the coding sequence ATGAAAAAAGTTATTCCAATCTGTTTGTTTTCTCTTTTCTTCCTGAACAGCGCTCAGGCAGAGGAGTCCCTGGAAAGAGGCAAGAAAATTGTTGAGTCTCAGTGCGTTGTTTGTCATGATCTGACACCGGCAAAGAAAAACAATGTCGGGCCGTACCTGTTCGGTGTTGTCGGGCGGGTAGCCGGAACAGCTGAAGAGTATATTTACTCAAATGAGTTTGAGAAAGAAACGCAGCGTGCTGTCTGGGATAAGGAACAACTTGATACGTATCTCAAAAACCCCAAAGAGTTCATTCCCGGAACAAAGATGGAATTTATCGGCGTGAAAAACGATCAGGATCGGGTTGACATTATCAGTTATCTGTCCACATTGAAATAA
- the ppx gene encoding exopolyphosphatase gives MSKQSQTPQYLAAVDLGSNSFHMVVARIEDGHIHILDKLKEMVRLGAGLDKQNRLSKEARQRALACLHRFGERVRNFPPGTVAAVGTKTLRQARKSRRFVEKASQALGHPISVIGGKEEARLVYLGVSHSLVAEEGRRFVMDIGGGSTELILGENFEPLHLRSLNMGCVSMSLKVFRNGDLSKNAWAQAKTAAHLELRPVRRYFQRADWASAAGASGTIKTVGSIVQALELSPYHITLDSLYEIRERMIAAGHLDKLDLPGLKAERKPVIAGGLAVLMATFEALRIKTMQVSDGALREGLLYERLGRSQSEDTRLKTIATVQQRFQISTRHAKRINRTAHHLFSVCEEAWELQPEDAELLYWAGSLHEIGLAVSLSGYQKHGAYLLDHADLPGFSYEEQDGMSVLVRCHRKKIAKGLLRKIPAAKRATLLRLAVLLRLATLLHRSRKDETAIIKEVVAQADGLSLCFAEGELDRHPLQLVSLQQEAIYLQNVHFILRFSS, from the coding sequence GTGAGTAAGCAATCCCAGACACCGCAATACCTGGCCGCCGTCGATCTCGGCTCTAACAGCTTCCACATGGTCGTGGCCCGGATCGAAGACGGTCATATCCACATCCTGGACAAGCTGAAGGAGATGGTGCGCCTTGGTGCCGGACTTGATAAGCAGAATCGGCTCTCCAAAGAGGCCCGTCAACGCGCCCTTGCCTGTCTTCACCGCTTTGGCGAGCGGGTGCGCAATTTTCCTCCGGGAACCGTGGCTGCTGTGGGCACCAAGACCCTGCGCCAGGCCAGAAAGTCCCGCCGCTTTGTGGAAAAGGCCAGTCAGGCCCTGGGACACCCTATTTCCGTTATCGGCGGTAAAGAGGAAGCCCGTTTAGTCTATCTCGGGGTTTCCCATTCCCTGGTTGCCGAAGAGGGAAGACGTTTTGTCATGGATATCGGCGGCGGCAGTACCGAGCTGATTCTCGGCGAAAATTTTGAGCCCCTGCACCTGCGCAGCCTCAATATGGGCTGTGTCAGTATGAGTCTCAAGGTTTTTCGCAACGGGGATTTGAGCAAGAACGCCTGGGCCCAGGCCAAGACCGCTGCCCATCTGGAGCTCCGTCCGGTCCGGCGGTATTTTCAAAGAGCGGATTGGGCCTCAGCTGCCGGGGCCTCGGGCACCATCAAGACGGTGGGGAGTATTGTTCAGGCCCTGGAGCTCAGCCCCTATCATATCACCTTGGACAGTCTCTACGAAATACGGGAGCGAATGATTGCCGCAGGCCATCTGGATAAGCTGGATTTGCCCGGTCTGAAGGCGGAACGAAAACCGGTGATCGCTGGCGGCCTGGCAGTGCTTATGGCCACCTTTGAGGCCCTGCGCATCAAGACCATGCAGGTCTCTGATGGGGCCCTGCGGGAAGGCCTGCTCTATGAACGGCTGGGCCGGAGCCAGAGTGAAGACACCCGCCTGAAGACCATCGCAACGGTACAGCAGCGTTTTCAGATCAGCACCAGGCATGCAAAACGGATTAATCGGACAGCCCATCACCTGTTCAGCGTCTGTGAAGAGGCCTGGGAGCTCCAACCCGAGGATGCAGAGCTCCTCTACTGGGCTGGCAGTCTTCACGAGATTGGCCTTGCTGTCTCCCTGAGCGGCTACCAGAAGCACGGGGCCTACCTGCTGGACCATGCCGACCTGCCCGGATTTTCCTATGAAGAGCAGGATGGGATGAGTGTGCTGGTGCGCTGTCATCGCAAGAAGATAGCAAAGGGGCTCTTGCGCAAGATACCGGCAGCCAAGCGGGCAACTCTCCTGCGCCTTGCCGTCCTGCTGCGCCTTGCCACCCTGCTCCACCGTTCCCGTAAGGATGAGACCGCCATCATCAAGGAGGTCGTTGCCCAGGCAGATGGTCTCTCTCTTTGTTTTGCCGAGGGTGAGCTGGACCGCCATCCCCTCCAGCTTGTTAGTCTCCAGCAAGAGGCGATCTATTTACAGAATGTGCATTTTATCCTGAGATTTTCTTCATGA
- a CDS encoding cobyrinate a,c-diamide synthase: protein MTVLDEQEVSVVTRNEKAATGCLVIAGLSGGSGKSVASVALTAALRRRGYAVVPFKKGPDYIDAGWMTTAAGRPCYNLDPYLMSEEAIVHSFQQQAIGADFALIEGNRGLYDGVTAEGGFSTAELAVQLDLPVLLVVNCSKTTRTVAALVLGCRELDKRVRIAGVILNQIATPRHERIITESVEKYTGVPVVGIIPRMKTDIFPMRHLGVTPQQEYGAAETDAAVDRLAALAEEHFALERISALMERRNLSTTPSAQQPGGAGKVEPVKIGVLRDAAFQFYYQENLDALQEGGAELVMINALTAEALPADLDALYIGGGFPETSARQLADNVSFRDSVRQAAEQGLPMYAECGGLIFLGRSIILEGDEYPLAGVFPVTFSMSSKPQAHGYSTFIVDRENPFYSLGTEVKGHEFRYSVVKSWDGGPEELALRMERGTGFQGKRDGLVKKNVLALYTHVLAPGTPEWAAGLLRAAAG, encoded by the coding sequence ATGACAGTGTTAGATGAACAAGAAGTGAGTGTGGTAACCCGAAACGAGAAGGCTGCAACCGGCTGCCTTGTCATTGCCGGGTTGAGCGGCGGCTCTGGGAAATCCGTGGCCTCTGTGGCCCTGACCGCGGCCCTGCGGCGCCGTGGATATGCTGTGGTGCCCTTTAAAAAAGGACCGGATTATATCGATGCGGGCTGGATGACCACCGCAGCCGGGCGTCCTTGCTATAACCTGGATCCTTACCTTATGTCTGAGGAGGCTATTGTTCATTCTTTTCAGCAACAGGCTATTGGTGCTGATTTTGCCCTGATTGAGGGGAACCGGGGCCTCTATGACGGGGTGACCGCAGAGGGCGGCTTCTCCACCGCTGAGCTGGCTGTGCAGTTGGATCTGCCGGTCCTGTTGGTGGTGAATTGCAGCAAGACCACCCGGACCGTTGCGGCCCTGGTGCTGGGGTGTCGGGAGCTGGATAAACGGGTGCGCATTGCCGGGGTCATCCTTAACCAGATCGCCACCCCTCGTCATGAGCGGATTATCACCGAGTCGGTGGAGAAATATACCGGTGTCCCGGTGGTGGGCATTATCCCACGTATGAAGACGGATATCTTTCCCATGCGTCATCTCGGGGTCACCCCGCAGCAGGAGTACGGAGCAGCAGAGACTGATGCGGCTGTGGACCGCTTGGCAGCTCTTGCGGAGGAGCATTTTGCTCTGGAGCGGATCTCCGCTCTGATGGAGCGAAGAAATTTGAGCACCACCCCTTCAGCTCAACAGCCCGGAGGAGCAGGGAAAGTTGAACCGGTCAAGATAGGTGTCCTGCGGGATGCAGCCTTTCAGTTTTATTACCAGGAAAACCTGGATGCCCTGCAAGAGGGCGGGGCGGAGCTGGTCATGATCAACGCCCTGACCGCTGAGGCCCTGCCTGCTGATCTGGATGCCCTGTACATTGGCGGTGGTTTCCCGGAGACCAGTGCCCGGCAGCTGGCCGATAATGTCTCCTTCCGGGATTCCGTGCGTCAGGCAGCAGAACAAGGGCTGCCCATGTACGCGGAATGCGGTGGTCTGATCTTTCTTGGTCGCTCCATTATTCTTGAGGGTGATGAATATCCCCTTGCCGGGGTCTTCCCGGTGACCTTCAGTATGTCAAGCAAGCCCCAGGCCCATGGGTATTCTACTTTTATCGTTGATCGAGAAAACCCGTTTTACTCGCTGGGTACAGAGGTGAAGGGACATGAGTTTCGCTATTCGGTGGTGAAAAGCTGGGATGGCGGGCCTGAAGAGCTGGCCTTGCGGATGGAGCGGGGCACTGGTTTTCAGGGGAAGCGCGATGGCCTGGTGAAGAAGAATGTCCTGGCCCTGTACACTCATGTCCTTGCGCCGGGGACCCCGGAGTGGGCAGCGGGGCTGCTGCGGGCGGCAGCCGGATAG
- a CDS encoding right-handed parallel beta-helix repeat-containing protein, which translates to MTLFVRHLFFIIAATCLAAFFSSPAQAKIIYVPNDYPSVSAAIQAAQEKDTIRVAAGKYLERISLRPGITLEGSWDSNFTKRDLMAHSTILGGSPMGGFSVFGAENTVIDGFIITGGKAPMIAPNALIGPGIYADSITITIKNNFITGNNAAGIFLRTCNATILNNTIAGNGQAGIFLEKNSSLTLQGNKISYNLTAGINIGGTELSTINISNNTLNNNKRAGINASWATGVIRNNIIYENGYAGIRAAATPMLIANNTVTNNELAGISIGEPLVDETTAEVQVPEIKNNIITHNGEAGIHSNGSGYSHNLLFANNKINGFHPDFLWYTRLQFGGHEDIVSLEKSKNILNDPLFVNPAQHNYHLQPGSPAIDSGDPDVSFNDKNFGPSLGADRNDMGVYGGPSTLQEERPANLTPIADIVFPDQRLYVGKKIILNGEVSRDPNGDEISYAWSLENKPPGSTATLSAATKGKTKLAFDKGGTYRVRLDVTDRWGLHSSPKRVTLQVDPDKPPTAKISKQMGQVNVGDTVKLSAYDKKKQNGNELNFFWKIIRKPAASQTRLADAYAARPNFMLDAPGCYTVQLQVYNGKKYSEADTAHICSQQTRFIGQRIVPDEYPTIQSALDTAEPHDQIIVNAGVYKEKIIVDKVVDLIGVGWPVIDGGGEDNNDATVFICYLDNMTSGKMEGFVVTGGGTGIFGHGLQILNSSPEIFNNKIRGNKHVGIGIHGHKRFTEKAKIHNNFIFNNGIGVSHGLGTYGEIYDNEIYNNKVTGIGVRGLSKPTLRGNTIYNNYVGIGIREEAYPQIENNEIRDNTVGIAINPGTANAVYAEEESKIRISNNSIHSNQQSGIFISSLHKNGLISQGNIITNNNKSERSRSGGTVVGYPHETLSDIFLKTNDIKGNKGKDIQHFKAMASSFGEIGNSDNRRPF; encoded by the coding sequence ATGACTCTCTTCGTACGACATCTTTTTTTTATCATTGCAGCAACATGCCTTGCTGCCTTCTTCTCCTCACCTGCACAGGCAAAGATTATTTACGTGCCCAATGATTACCCGTCCGTAAGTGCGGCCATTCAAGCTGCGCAGGAAAAGGATACCATCCGGGTTGCGGCAGGAAAATATCTCGAGCGCATCAGCCTGCGTCCGGGCATTACCCTGGAAGGCAGCTGGGACAGTAATTTCACAAAACGTGATCTCATGGCACATTCCACCATATTAGGGGGGAGTCCCATGGGCGGATTTTCTGTCTTCGGTGCGGAGAATACGGTGATAGACGGCTTTATCATCACCGGTGGCAAGGCGCCGATGATTGCCCCAAATGCGCTCATCGGACCAGGCATCTATGCGGACTCCATCACTATCACCATAAAAAACAACTTTATTACAGGAAATAATGCCGCAGGTATTTTCCTCCGCACCTGCAATGCCACAATTCTTAATAATACCATTGCTGGTAACGGGCAGGCAGGTATCTTTCTGGAAAAGAACAGCTCCCTTACTCTTCAAGGCAATAAAATCAGCTATAATCTGACAGCTGGCATCAATATCGGTGGCACTGAACTGTCGACAATAAACATATCCAACAACACCCTCAACAATAATAAGAGAGCAGGAATCAATGCAAGCTGGGCAACAGGCGTCATCCGTAATAACATTATCTATGAAAACGGCTATGCCGGTATACGCGCTGCGGCCACACCGATGCTCATTGCCAATAACACAGTCACCAACAACGAACTTGCCGGAATCTCCATTGGTGAGCCCCTTGTTGACGAAACCACTGCTGAAGTACAGGTTCCGGAAATAAAAAACAACATCATCACCCATAACGGAGAGGCAGGTATTCACTCCAACGGCTCAGGCTATTCCCATAACCTTCTCTTTGCCAATAATAAGATCAATGGTTTCCATCCTGATTTCCTCTGGTACACTCGCCTTCAGTTTGGAGGACATGAAGATATCGTCAGTCTGGAAAAGAGCAAAAACATCCTGAATGACCCCCTCTTTGTCAACCCAGCCCAACACAACTACCATCTCCAGCCCGGTTCCCCGGCCATTGATAGCGGAGATCCTGACGTCAGTTTTAACGATAAAAACTTTGGACCGTCCCTGGGCGCTGACAGAAATGATATGGGTGTCTATGGCGGTCCTTCCACCTTACAAGAAGAACGGCCTGCCAACTTGACCCCTATAGCGGATATCGTTTTTCCTGACCAACGCTTATACGTAGGAAAAAAAATCATCCTCAACGGGGAAGTGAGCAGGGATCCCAACGGGGACGAGATCTCTTATGCCTGGTCCCTGGAGAACAAACCCCCAGGGAGCACAGCAACCTTATCGGCTGCAACAAAGGGAAAGACCAAGCTCGCCTTTGATAAAGGCGGCACCTATCGGGTACGACTGGATGTGACTGACCGCTGGGGACTCCACAGCAGTCCCAAACGAGTTACCCTGCAAGTTGATCCAGACAAACCACCAACGGCCAAAATAAGCAAACAGATGGGGCAGGTGAACGTCGGAGACACGGTCAAGCTCTCTGCCTATGATAAAAAGAAACAGAACGGCAATGAACTCAACTTTTTCTGGAAAATCATTCGCAAGCCCGCTGCGAGCCAAACACGCCTTGCCGATGCCTATGCAGCAAGACCGAACTTTATGCTGGACGCTCCTGGCTGCTATACAGTGCAGCTTCAGGTGTACAACGGCAAGAAGTACAGCGAGGCCGATACAGCCCATATCTGTTCCCAACAAACCCGCTTTATCGGGCAACGGATCGTCCCGGATGAATATCCAACCATCCAAAGTGCTCTTGATACTGCGGAGCCCCATGATCAAATCATCGTCAATGCCGGGGTATATAAAGAAAAGATCATCGTTGACAAGGTGGTCGACCTCATCGGCGTAGGTTGGCCAGTTATTGATGGAGGCGGAGAAGATAATAACGATGCCACCGTGTTCATCTGTTATCTCGACAATATGACCTCAGGAAAAATGGAGGGCTTTGTTGTCACCGGGGGAGGAACGGGCATCTTCGGTCACGGCCTGCAAATCCTGAACTCCAGTCCAGAGATTTTCAATAATAAAATTCGCGGCAATAAACATGTGGGGATCGGCATCCATGGCCATAAACGCTTTACAGAAAAGGCCAAGATCCACAATAATTTCATCTTTAATAACGGGATCGGCGTCAGTCACGGCCTGGGCACCTATGGGGAGATCTATGACAATGAAATATACAATAATAAGGTAACAGGTATTGGCGTCCGCGGCCTTTCCAAGCCAACCCTCAGGGGGAACACCATATACAATAACTATGTGGGCATAGGCATCAGGGAAGAGGCGTATCCACAAATCGAAAACAACGAAATACGTGACAACACGGTGGGCATTGCTATTAATCCTGGCACCGCCAACGCGGTCTATGCCGAAGAGGAGAGCAAGATTCGTATCAGCAATAATTCGATACACAGTAACCAGCAATCCGGCATATTTATTTCCTCTCTTCATAAAAATGGCCTTATCAGCCAAGGAAATATTATAACCAATAACAACAAATCCGAAAGGAGCAGAAGTGGCGGTACGGTTGTTGGTTATCCGCACGAAACGCTCTCAGACATCTTTTTAAAGACGAACGATATCAAAGGAAATAAAGGAAAGGACATTCAGCACTTCAAAGCGATGGCAAGCTCCTTTGGTGAGATAGGCAACTCGGACAACCGGAGGCCTTTTTAA
- a CDS encoding VWA domain-containing protein yields MNIKKATPVILLLTLIACSSEPPQKKSPKKDIVRQETSVDLDTTEDEAIGIHDESTLSPQDNRPREKARLQEMRTSASNGKGLNRFSSAALPSPPSPSITSQPTPKWNTESYNAQNENGFINTTNDPLSTFSIDVDTASYSNVRRFINEGRIPPKGAVRIEELINYFSYTYPQPDNEHPFSVTPELGPCPWNDSHKLVRIGLKAKDMDKKDLPPSNLVFLIDVSGSMSSPNKLPLLQKSMKMLVKQLGKNDRIALVVYAGHDQVMLPPTPGSEQQKITAAIDALGAGGSTHASSGILTAYQLAAQSFLPNGNNRIILASDGDFNVGITSRGELQKLVEEKRKSGVYLTVLGFGMGNYHDDTMEILADKGNGNYAYIDNLLEAKKVMVKEMSGTLFALAKDVKIQVEFNPAQVDAYRLIGYENRALADEDFNDDQKDAGEIGVGHTVTALYELIPVGATGQPTVDPLKYQKTKQTSESQYADELMTIKLRYKPLQATESVLLSRVVKDNDITLEETSNDFRFAAAVAGFGMLLSDSKHADGISWPQILTQAKGAKDKDEEGYRAEFIRLVEAIELLVAQ; encoded by the coding sequence ATGAATATTAAAAAAGCCACTCCGGTTATCCTCTTGCTTACCCTAATCGCCTGTTCTTCTGAACCTCCCCAAAAAAAATCCCCGAAAAAGGATATAGTACGGCAGGAAACGAGTGTTGATCTTGACACGACAGAGGATGAGGCAATTGGAATACATGACGAATCAACGCTATCACCGCAGGACAACAGGCCGCGCGAAAAAGCTCGACTGCAAGAGATGAGAACCTCTGCGAGCAACGGAAAAGGACTCAACCGTTTTTCTTCTGCTGCTCTCCCAAGCCCCCCATCCCCCTCCATAACCAGCCAGCCCACACCTAAGTGGAACACAGAATCATATAACGCACAGAACGAGAACGGATTCATCAACACGACCAACGATCCCCTGTCCACCTTCTCCATTGACGTGGATACCGCCTCCTACAGCAATGTACGCCGTTTTATCAATGAGGGAAGAATTCCACCCAAGGGTGCTGTCCGCATTGAGGAGCTGATCAACTATTTTTCTTACACCTATCCCCAACCGGATAATGAGCATCCTTTTTCGGTGACCCCAGAGCTTGGCCCCTGTCCCTGGAATGACAGCCACAAACTGGTTCGCATCGGCCTGAAGGCAAAGGATATGGACAAAAAAGATCTGCCCCCATCGAACCTCGTCTTTTTGATCGACGTCTCAGGATCCATGTCCTCGCCCAACAAGCTTCCTCTCCTGCAAAAATCCATGAAGATGCTGGTCAAACAACTGGGCAAGAACGATCGGATTGCCCTGGTGGTCTATGCTGGCCATGACCAGGTCATGCTGCCCCCGACCCCCGGTTCCGAACAGCAGAAAATCACCGCTGCCATTGATGCACTCGGTGCCGGTGGCTCAACCCACGCCTCCAGCGGCATTCTCACGGCCTACCAATTGGCAGCACAATCCTTTCTTCCCAACGGCAATAACCGGATCATCCTTGCCTCAGACGGCGACTTCAATGTGGGCATCACCAGTCGTGGCGAACTGCAGAAACTGGTTGAGGAGAAGAGGAAATCTGGCGTCTACCTGACAGTCCTCGGCTTCGGCATGGGCAACTATCATGATGACACCATGGAGATCCTGGCCGATAAGGGCAACGGCAACTATGCCTATATCGACAACCTGTTGGAGGCAAAAAAAGTCATGGTCAAGGAGATGAGTGGCACGCTCTTTGCCTTGGCCAAGGATGTCAAAATCCAGGTGGAATTCAACCCGGCACAGGTCGATGCCTACAGGCTCATTGGCTATGAAAACCGGGCCCTTGCTGATGAAGACTTTAACGACGACCAAAAGGACGCCGGTGAGATCGGGGTGGGACACACGGTCACGGCCCTGTACGAATTGATTCCGGTTGGCGCTACAGGCCAACCAACGGTAGACCCCCTCAAATATCAGAAGACGAAGCAAACCTCAGAGAGCCAATATGCTGATGAGTTGATGACCATCAAACTCCGTTATAAACCACTCCAGGCAACCGAATCTGTCCTGCTCAGCAGGGTGGTCAAGGATAACGACATCACTCTGGAGGAGACCAGCAATGATTTTCGTTTTGCCGCCGCTGTTGCCGGTTTCGGGATGCTGCTCAGCGACTCCAAGCATGCTGACGGCATCAGCTGGCCCCAGATCCTGACCCAGGCCAAGGGTGCAAAAGACAAGGACGAAGAAGGCTATCGGGCAGAGTTCATACGGCTTGTTGAGGCGATTGAGCTGTTGGTTGCACAATAA